The following proteins come from a genomic window of Lytechinus pictus isolate F3 Inbred chromosome 1, Lp3.0, whole genome shotgun sequence:
- the LOC129262512 gene encoding histone H4 produces the protein MSGHGKGGKGLGKGGAKRHRKVLRDNIQGITKPAIRRLARRGGVKRISGLIYEETRGVLKVFLENVIRDAVTYCEHAKRKTVTAMDVVYALKRQGRTLYGFGG, from the coding sequence ATGTCTGGAcatggaaaaggaggaaagggactCGGAAAGGGAGgcgccaagcgtcatcgcaaggtctTGCGTGATAACATCCAGGGAATCACCAAACCAGCCATCCGTCGTCTTGCTCGCCGTGGTGGTGTCAAGCGTATCAgcggtctcatctacgaagagacccGTGGTGTCCTCAAGGTTTTCCttgagaatgtcatccgtgatgcagTCACCTACTGCGAGCACGCCAAGAGAAAGACCGTCACCGCCATGGACGTTGTCTACGCCCTGAAGAGGCAGGGACGTACTCTCTACGGATTCGGAGGTTAA
- the LOC129262502 gene encoding histone H3, embryonic gives MARTKQTARKSTGGKAPRKQLATKAARKSAPATGGVKKPHRYRPGTVALREIRRYQKSTELLIRKLPFQRLVREIAQDFKTELRFQSSAVMALQEASEAYLVGLFEDTNLCAIHAKRVTIMPKDIQLARRIRGERA, from the coding sequence ATGGCACGTACCAAGCAGACCGCTCGCAAGTCCACAGGAGGAAAGGCCCCTCGCAAGCAGCTGGCCACCAAGGCAGCTCGCAAGTCCGCCCCAGCCACCGGAGGAGTCAAGAAGCCCCATCGCTACAGGCCAGGAACCGTTGCTCTTCGTGAGATCCGtcgctaccagaagagcaccgagcttctcaTCCGCAAGCTCCCCTTCCAGCGTCTGGTCCGTGAGATCGCTCAGGACTTCAAGAccgagctccgcttccagagctCCGCCGTCATGGCCCTCCAGGAGGCCAGCGAAGCTTACTTGGTCGGTCTCTTCGAggacaccaacctgtgcgccatccacgCCAAGCGTGTCACCATCATGCCAAAGGACATCCAGCTTGCCCGCCGTATCCGTGGCGAGCGTGCTTAA
- the LOC129262523 gene encoding uncharacterized protein LOC129262523: MSRPGSMRKRRGIDASPSSKSTQGLEPCHTCGRTFLPDVLARHLQICAKVFNSKRRVFESGRQRIAGTGISITKIVRPDKIKKQGIKKTNWRQNHADFVNAIRSARQAQHAINTGKPLPPPPPPSINPNYIQCPHCGRRFNQTAAARHINFCGERTNTFGSPVKPLNKRAAADVHGSKVAIRKAYDNIVVRRKPSTNPYAYAQGDGNDEGVKVYSAAFGGSGPDQQASTVTARRNSTSPRRKIASPRQSSRRSSSLISLSPRQQSSPRQQPSPRQQTLPSQRTSPGFKQFSRESSSLLSHPSTSPRFQSSSQPSASLLPQTASMKHSPLRSLPPATQHPPWQAPTSPQKLPSPSQELTTIQPLSPSSPHQHSSPSQIMGPSAQISPPPIPQASLNSLPPWQQALKTSNSRSPPKAARLPNGHIRRSRLIKSGKPKGNVRFADNVQVKTFGDTLPGPDDVGGPADYEAPSQSAYASHNAMPNSFDEQLLSRHQDLMSVLKKNYGDDVMLATPGNHIEEMVQSRHPTHPLPNYGGIGHYGNHGGHEGGGIPDLTPMSTGLQRSSALNASPSHLPPSSMRTSYQDSFGRTDHPSFDSTTPLSLNNPSGQSNEATSNHTRPPQGYGRRPRPVVGSLRGPVPTKPSPSDFSKLSISGGMHGGAFSGM, encoded by the exons GTTCTATGAGGAAGAGAAGAGGCATTGATGCATCCCCATCATCAAAGTCAACTCAAGGTCTTGAACCATGTCATACATGTGGAAGAACATTCCTGCCAGATGTTTTG GCGAGACATTTACAAATATGTGCCAAAGTGTTCAACTCTAAAAGGAGAGTGTTTGAGTCGGGAAGACAGAGAATAGCAGGAACTGGAATATCAATCACAAAAATTGTCAGACCAGATAAAATAAAG AAACAAGGGATCAAGAAGACAAACTGGAGACAAAATCACGCAGACTTTGTGAATGCCATTAGGTCAGCAAGACAGGCCCAGCATGCCATTAATACAGGGAAGCCCCTCCCTCCGCCGCCGCCTCCATCCATCAATCCAA ACTACATCCAATGTCCTCATTGCGGGCGTCGCTTCAACCAAACTGCGGCAGCCAGACACATCAACTTCTGTGGCGAGAGAACCAATACCTTTGGTTCGCCCGTCAAGCCACTCAACAAGAGAGCTGCGGCTGACGTGCATGGGAGCAAGGTGGCCATAAGAAAAGCC TATGATAACATTGTAGTGAGACGGAAGCCTTCTACCAACCCCTATGCCTATGCCCAGGGCGATGGCAACGATGAAGGGGTCAAGGTCTACTCCGCAGCATTTGGGGGCAGTGGTCCTGACCAGCAAG CTTCAACGGTTACTGCCAGACGGAATTCAACCTCACCGAGAAGAAAAATAGCTTCCCCTAGGCAATCCTCCCGCAGGAGTTCATCTCTCATATCATTGTCACCAAGGCAACAATCATCACCAAGGCAACAGCCTTCACCGCGGCAACAAACATTGCCAAGCCAACGGACATCTCCAGGGTTCAAGCAGTTTTCCAGAGAGTCATCATCACTCTTGTCGCATCCGTCCACCTCTCCTCGTTTTCAGTCGTCCTCACAGCCGTCCGCATCTCTGCTGCCCCAGACAGCATCCATGAAACATTCCCCTTTGCGGTCGTTACCTCCGGCAACGCAGCATCCGCCATGGCAGGCGCCCACGTCGCCACAAAAGCTACCATCTCCTTCTCAAGAACTGACAACAATACAGCCCCTGTCCCCATCTAGCCCTCACCAGCATTCCTCACCATCTCAGATCATGGGTCCTTCTGCCCAGATATCCCCTCCACCTATTCCTCAGGCAAGCCTCAACTCATTACCGCCATGGCAGCAGGCCTTGAAGACCAGCAACAGCAGGTCACCTCCAAAAGCAGCAAGACTTCCCAATGGACACATCAGGAGGTCAAGATTGATCAAGTCGGGAAAACCCAAGGGCAATGTCAG ATTCGCTGATAATGTCCAAGTGAAAACATTTGGGGATACTTTACCGGGACCAGACGATGTCGGAGGGCCTGCTGACTACGAAGCGCCCTCACAGTCGGCGTATGCCTCCCACAATGCCATGCCAAATAGCTTTGATGAACAATTACTATCAAGACACCAGGATCTCATGTCGGTGTTGAAGAAGAACTATGGGGACGATGTGATGCTGGCCACGCCCGGCAACCACATCGAGGAGATGGTGCAGTCCAGGCATCCGACCCATCCCCTTCCGAACTATGGTGGGATAGGTCACTATGGCAACCACGGAGGACATGAGGGTGGAGGAATACCCGACCTCACACCCATGAGCACGGGGCTACAGAGAAGCTCAGCATTGAATGCCTCGCCATCGCATCTCCCGCCATCCTCTATGAGGACCTCCTATCAGGATTCCTTTGGGAGAACGGATCACCCGTCATTTGATAG CACAACTCCCTTATCACTGAACAACCCATCAGGACAATCCAATGAAGCTACCTCCAACCATACCAGGCCTCCGCAGGGGTACGGTAGACGGCCACGCCCGGTCGTAGGATCCCTTCGTGGTCCAGTTCCTACCAAGCCATCTCCCAGTGACTTCAGTAAGCTCTCTATCTCCGGAGGCATGCATGGAGGGGCATTCTCAGGAATGTGA